A section of the Kribbella sp. HUAS MG21 genome encodes:
- a CDS encoding diacylglycerol kinase family protein — translation MNHHPPTPVGRALTVVLGALPFIVITLLVFGQWPPLDRWDRSVAARAASYGAVRENMVDFWQVVGAVTQPWVLRGVMVAVAVYLWHRRARLLTVWLVVSAGAELGLVQAAKHIFDRPRPDQMLASADSWAYVSGHATAAFVMAGALGVVLPSVRGWRRRFRLLVALPTIAVVWLTSVDRIALNVHYLSDVLGGWALGLAILTATSIGFGLRPGLRRRRRRTPSADGDGTTAPPRAAVIVNPIKVGDGVAFRRKVTRALAVRGYDEPLWLETRVDDAGSAMAKQAVEYEADLVLVAGGDGTVRVVCAALAHTGIPVGVIPAGTGNLLARNLHIPLDLDDALERVLDGRDRRIDLVRVHGDELDTDRFAVMAGLGLDAAIISDAPPHLKKQIGWTAYLVSAAKNINHPSVRVQLTIDDAEPIERRVRTVVVGNVGMLQANIPLLPDARPDDGLLDVVVIAPRRVTQWPIVVWRLMTRTNRTDMYLERFTGRKVDIQAAVDVQRQLDGDPIGPGRSLTAEIEPGALTARVPKRR, via the coding sequence ATGAACCACCACCCACCCACTCCGGTCGGCCGTGCGCTCACGGTCGTGCTGGGTGCGTTGCCGTTCATCGTGATCACGCTGCTGGTGTTCGGGCAGTGGCCGCCGCTCGACAGGTGGGACCGGTCGGTCGCCGCCCGTGCCGCGTCGTACGGCGCCGTCCGCGAGAACATGGTCGACTTCTGGCAGGTGGTCGGCGCGGTGACCCAGCCGTGGGTACTGCGCGGCGTGATGGTGGCCGTGGCCGTGTACCTCTGGCACCGGCGCGCGCGGCTGCTGACCGTCTGGCTGGTGGTGTCCGCCGGTGCCGAGCTCGGCCTGGTCCAGGCGGCGAAGCACATCTTCGACCGGCCGCGACCTGACCAGATGCTGGCGTCGGCGGACAGTTGGGCGTACGTCTCCGGTCACGCCACCGCGGCGTTCGTGATGGCAGGTGCGCTGGGCGTCGTGCTGCCGTCGGTGCGCGGCTGGCGGCGGCGGTTCCGGCTGTTGGTCGCGCTCCCCACGATCGCCGTGGTGTGGCTCACGTCGGTCGACCGGATCGCGCTGAACGTGCACTACCTGTCCGACGTGCTCGGAGGTTGGGCGCTCGGGTTGGCGATCCTCACCGCCACGTCGATCGGCTTCGGTCTGCGGCCCGGGCTGCGGCGGCGTCGGCGCCGTACGCCGTCCGCCGATGGCGACGGTACGACGGCTCCGCCGCGGGCCGCCGTCATCGTGAACCCGATCAAGGTCGGCGACGGTGTCGCGTTCCGGCGGAAGGTGACGCGCGCGCTCGCGGTCCGCGGGTACGACGAACCGCTCTGGCTGGAGACCCGCGTCGACGACGCCGGGAGCGCGATGGCCAAGCAGGCGGTCGAGTACGAGGCGGACCTGGTGCTGGTGGCGGGCGGCGACGGTACGGTCCGGGTGGTGTGCGCGGCGCTCGCACACACCGGGATCCCGGTCGGGGTGATCCCGGCCGGCACCGGGAATCTGCTGGCCCGCAACCTGCACATCCCGCTCGACCTCGACGACGCGCTGGAACGCGTCCTCGATGGCCGCGACCGGCGGATCGACCTGGTCCGGGTGCACGGCGACGAGCTGGACACGGACCGGTTCGCAGTGATGGCCGGGCTCGGGCTGGACGCCGCGATCATCTCGGACGCCCCGCCGCACCTGAAGAAGCAGATCGGCTGGACCGCGTACCTGGTGTCGGCAGCGAAGAACATCAACCACCCGTCGGTGCGGGTCCAGCTCACGATCGACGACGCCGAACCGATCGAGCGCCGGGTCCGCACGGTGGTGGTCGGCAACGTCGGCATGCTGCAGGCGAACATCCCACTCCTCCCCGACGCCCGCCCCGACGACGGCCTGCTGGACGTCGTGGTGATCGCCCCACGCCGGGTCACCCAGTGGCCGATCGTCGTCTGGCGCCTGATGACCCGCACCAACCGGACGGATATGTACCTGGAACGCTTCACCGGCCGCAAGGTAGACATCCAAGCCGCCGTAGACGTCCAACGCCAACTAGACGGCGACCCCATAGGCCCCGGCCGCTCCCTAACCGCCGAAATAGAACCGGGGGCCCTCACCGCCCGGGTCCCAAAACGCCGGTAG
- a CDS encoding HAD family hydrolase: protein MREDPPFQGPPTAVALDIDGTLIDHDEGMSDAVLDAVRRTAARVPVFLATGRAWSTTKPVAGRLGLPSGGFVVCSNGARTLRYPGGDVVDERTFDPSTVIESVRRYAPNARMAVEESDGTYLVTAPFPDGDLGRDAKIRVVSDDELAPQPVTRLIIRDPEQSEDDFVHLAERLGLHGVSYFVGWTAWLDIAPEGVDKSTGLKVALAQHGLDPAGLLAIGDGRNDIEMLTYAGLGVAMGTSPEEVKAAADEVTKSVQDDGVAAILNRWF, encoded by the coding sequence ATGAGGGAGGACCCACCATTCCAGGGACCGCCGACGGCCGTTGCCCTGGACATCGATGGGACGCTGATCGACCACGACGAGGGGATGTCCGACGCGGTCCTCGACGCGGTCCGGCGGACCGCCGCGCGGGTTCCGGTGTTCCTGGCCACCGGCCGGGCCTGGTCGACCACCAAGCCGGTGGCCGGGCGGCTCGGCCTGCCGTCCGGCGGGTTCGTTGTCTGTAGCAACGGTGCGCGCACGCTCCGCTACCCCGGCGGCGACGTGGTCGACGAGCGGACCTTCGATCCCTCGACGGTGATCGAGTCCGTGCGCCGGTACGCGCCGAACGCCCGGATGGCGGTCGAGGAGTCCGACGGCACCTACCTGGTCACCGCGCCGTTCCCGGACGGCGACCTCGGCCGGGACGCGAAGATCCGCGTGGTCAGCGACGACGAGCTCGCTCCGCAACCCGTGACCCGGTTGATCATCCGGGACCCGGAGCAGTCCGAGGACGACTTCGTCCACCTGGCGGAACGCCTCGGACTGCACGGGGTCAGCTACTTCGTCGGCTGGACCGCCTGGCTGGACATCGCGCCCGAGGGTGTGGACAAGTCGACCGGGCTGAAGGTGGCGCTCGCCCAGCACGGCCTCGATCCCGCCGGATTGCTGGCGATCGGTGACGGGCGCAACGACATCGAGATGCTGACGTACGCCGGTCTCGGCGTCGCGATGGGCACCTCGCCGGAGGAGGTCAAGGCCGCCGCCGACGAGGTCACCAAGTCGGTCCAGGACGACGGCGTCGCCGCGATCCTGAACCGCTGGTTCTGA
- the larC gene encoding nickel pincer cofactor biosynthesis protein LarC, giving the protein MRTAWIDCSAGASGDMLLGAFISAGADLDYINTAVAAVDPSLSVTVTPTARHQIAATKATVQVNGTPHPENVPAEQVLGHDGGTGHGHEDGGAGHGHAHGHGHDGGAGHGHHAGAEQAAGADGGAGHGHGHGGEAGHGHGHGPTRAWAEVRRLLEEAPLDDVVRERALDTFGRLARAEGAAHGVEPDTVHFHEVGALDAIADIVGVAAASVSLGLDRVVVSTIALGGGGQVRGQHGGIPIPGPAVLHLVTEAAAPVTGGAAPYEMTTPTGAALLTMLADEFGPLPPMRIEQTGVGAGGRDPVEVPNVLRVVIGESTATSATELVYETNVDDLDPRIWPQVLARLMEAGAADAWLTPILMKKGRPAHTLSVLVGSAKAEQVRAVILAETSAIGLREFAIRKHAADREFSTVEVDGQSIHVKIARYGGQVVNVQPEYDDVAAAATALNRPVKTVLAKAIAAGHDLWS; this is encoded by the coding sequence ATGCGCACAGCCTGGATCGACTGCTCCGCCGGCGCCTCCGGGGACATGCTCCTCGGCGCCTTCATCTCGGCGGGCGCGGACCTCGACTACATCAACACGGCGGTAGCCGCCGTCGACCCGTCCCTCTCGGTCACAGTCACCCCCACAGCCCGCCACCAGATAGCCGCCACCAAGGCAACCGTCCAGGTCAACGGCACCCCCCACCCGGAGAACGTCCCCGCAGAGCAGGTGTTGGGCCACGACGGCGGGACCGGTCACGGGCACGAGGACGGCGGCGCCGGGCACGGGCATGCGCACGGGCATGGCCACGACGGTGGGGCCGGGCACGGGCACCACGCAGGCGCCGAGCAGGCGGCCGGGGCAGACGGCGGTGCGGGGCACGGACATGGGCACGGCGGTGAGGCCGGACATGGGCATGGGCATGGGCCTACTCGGGCTTGGGCTGAGGTTCGGCGGTTGCTTGAGGAGGCGCCTCTCGACGATGTGGTTCGGGAGCGGGCGTTGGATACGTTCGGGCGGTTGGCTCGGGCTGAGGGGGCGGCTCATGGGGTGGAGCCGGACACCGTGCATTTTCATGAGGTCGGGGCGTTGGATGCGATCGCTGACATCGTGGGAGTCGCGGCGGCGTCCGTCTCACTCGGGCTCGACAGGGTCGTGGTCTCGACGATCGCGCTCGGTGGCGGTGGGCAGGTGCGCGGGCAGCACGGCGGCATCCCGATTCCGGGGCCGGCGGTGCTGCACCTGGTGACCGAGGCCGCGGCACCGGTGACCGGCGGCGCGGCGCCGTACGAGATGACGACGCCGACCGGTGCCGCCCTGCTCACGATGCTGGCGGACGAGTTCGGCCCGCTGCCCCCGATGCGGATCGAGCAGACCGGCGTCGGCGCGGGCGGCCGGGACCCTGTCGAGGTCCCCAACGTCCTCCGGGTCGTCATCGGTGAGTCGACCGCTACGTCCGCCACCGAACTCGTCTACGAGACCAACGTCGACGACCTCGACCCGCGGATCTGGCCGCAGGTCCTCGCCCGGCTGATGGAGGCCGGGGCCGCGGACGCCTGGCTGACCCCGATCCTGATGAAGAAGGGCCGCCCGGCGCACACCCTGTCGGTCCTGGTCGGCAGCGCCAAGGCGGAACAGGTCCGCGCGGTGATCCTCGCCGAGACCTCCGCGATCGGACTCCGCGAGTTCGCGATCCGCAAGCACGCCGCCGACCGCGAGTTCTCCACGGTCGAGGTCGACGGCCAGTCCATCCACGTCAAGATCGCGCGGTACGGCGGCCAGGTGGTCAACGTCCAACCCGAGTACGACGACGTCGCCGCCGCCGCGACCGCCCTCAACAGGCCCGTGAAGACGGTCCTGGCCAAAGCGATCGCCGCCGGCCACGACCTCTGGAGCTAG
- a CDS encoding HAD hydrolase family protein has translation MTAPQYPRLIATDLDGTLVRSDGTVSERTRSAVLAAQRAGSVFVMVTARPPRWLHDFEDLVGDHGVAIVANGAILYDVLRRKAIRTRLIEPDVALEVALAIRTGIPDVQFAIERPNRYGQEPVYLNRWPKPDDTLVGAVEVLLEEPAAKLLVRHPSLPSDELLALVNPLVGQRVTASHSGGHGLVEISASGVSKAAMLADFAAEQGISAAETIAFGDSVNDLPMLAWAGTSYGVANAHPEVLALVDRTARTNDEDGVAAVLEEFFQPLK, from the coding sequence GTGACGGCTCCGCAGTACCCTCGCCTGATTGCCACCGATCTCGACGGAACCCTCGTCCGCAGTGACGGAACCGTGTCCGAACGGACGCGGTCCGCGGTGCTCGCGGCCCAGCGTGCCGGAAGTGTTTTCGTGATGGTCACCGCCCGGCCACCTCGATGGCTGCACGACTTCGAGGACCTGGTCGGCGACCACGGTGTCGCGATCGTTGCCAACGGCGCCATTCTGTACGACGTCCTGCGCCGCAAGGCGATCCGCACCCGGCTGATCGAACCCGACGTCGCGCTCGAGGTCGCGCTGGCGATCCGCACCGGCATCCCCGACGTGCAGTTCGCCATCGAGCGACCGAACCGCTACGGACAGGAACCGGTCTACCTGAACCGCTGGCCGAAACCCGACGACACCTTGGTCGGCGCCGTCGAGGTGCTGCTCGAGGAGCCGGCCGCGAAGCTGCTCGTCCGGCACCCGAGCCTGCCGTCCGACGAACTGCTGGCGCTCGTGAACCCGTTGGTGGGCCAACGAGTGACGGCGAGCCACAGCGGAGGTCACGGTTTGGTGGAGATCTCCGCGAGCGGCGTCTCGAAGGCCGCGATGCTCGCCGATTTCGCCGCGGAGCAAGGGATCTCGGCTGCTGAGACGATCGCCTTCGGCGACTCGGTCAACGACCTGCCGATGCTCGCCTGGGCCGGGACGTCGTACGGCGTCGCGAACGCGCACCCCGAAGTACTCGCGCTGGTGGACAGAACTGCCCGGACAAACGACGAGGACGGCGTCGCCGCCGTCCTCGAAGAGTTCTTCCAGCCTTTGAAATAA
- a CDS encoding WhiB family transcriptional regulator produces the protein MTGCIARSDIYQHRLMEEPPPASATRRTRERYEQLVREAKALCASCPLFTDCLYSAVAEHDVSGFVAGTTAAQRRSIRNLLDVEVQADDFDQLAGARGTRRPVSHEEVLRLRTQYPNDSLESLAMRLGCSLSTVKRHLRRARRGQSPAAKTPRPRPEVGAVLDAFDTVVEQHQPRRAGSTRVA, from the coding sequence ATGACCGGCTGCATCGCCCGTTCGGACATCTACCAGCACCGCTTGATGGAGGAGCCGCCGCCGGCGTCCGCAACCCGTCGTACCAGGGAGCGGTACGAGCAGCTCGTCCGCGAGGCCAAGGCGCTGTGCGCCTCGTGCCCGCTGTTCACCGACTGCCTGTACAGCGCGGTCGCCGAGCACGACGTCAGCGGTTTCGTCGCCGGAACCACTGCGGCACAACGGCGCTCGATCCGTAACCTGCTCGACGTCGAGGTGCAGGCGGACGACTTCGACCAGCTCGCCGGCGCGCGGGGGACCCGCCGCCCGGTCAGCCACGAGGAGGTCCTGCGGCTGCGCACCCAGTACCCGAACGACAGCCTGGAGTCCCTGGCCATGCGGCTCGGCTGCTCGCTGTCCACGGTGAAGCGGCACCTGCGCCGCGCCCGCCGCGGCCAGAGCCCGGCGGCCAAGACGCCGCGGCCGCGTCCCGAGGTCGGCGCCGTGCTGGACGCGTTCGACACGGTCGTCGAGCAGCACCAGCCGCGCCGCGCCGGCAGCACCCGCGTGGCCTGA
- a CDS encoding DUF4446 family protein, whose translation MSSTLAGAFGVAALFVAVLALVFAIQALRARTVTSDRPAPTTAPEPEPQPAQPEPKPGTVKSELRRLDKELEVTRGELKETLQHLAVVRYDAFGETGGKLSWSLAILDNHGDGVILTSINSRADARTYAKEIKSFTSESKLSPEEQEALDTAHKEAGPTVE comes from the coding sequence GTGTCTTCGACGTTAGCCGGTGCCTTCGGGGTGGCCGCCCTTTTCGTGGCGGTGCTCGCCCTGGTGTTCGCGATCCAGGCCCTGCGTGCCCGGACAGTGACGTCGGACCGACCCGCGCCCACCACCGCCCCCGAGCCGGAACCGCAACCCGCGCAGCCGGAACCCAAACCCGGCACCGTGAAGTCGGAACTCCGCCGCCTCGACAAGGAACTCGAGGTCACCCGCGGCGAGCTCAAGGAAACCCTCCAGCACCTCGCCGTGGTCCGGTACGACGCCTTCGGCGAAACCGGCGGCAAGCTCTCGTGGTCGCTCGCCATCCTCGACAACCACGGCGACGGCGTGATCCTCACGTCCATCAACAGCCGCGCCGACGCCCGCACGTACGCGAAGGAAATCAAGTCCTTCACCAGCGAGTCCAAACTCTCCCCCGAAGAGCAAGAGGCCCTCGACACCGCCCACAAGGAAGCCGGCCCGACGGTCGAGTGA
- the mptB gene encoding polyprenol phosphomannose-dependent alpha 1,6 mannosyltransferase MptB, whose product MSTDVQPDLQLGQKYGRRAVALYLACTALIVAVGLLGPSVVVLTLTNRHAWLPSYWFDTTPNDWLVSVLIYVAILLGGYGVYLATKALKHGWAPRIDRLVALGIGTTAAVTLVPPMASGDVLIYAAYGRIMALGGDPYTASPADTIRLGYDPVITATERPWQGARSVYGPIATWIQWLSSLIGGDSAQLTVWMLQLSVAISLVVTGLLLMKLVGKDLPARRRVIMLSLANPLLLWAVLAGAHNDAIAVMFAVVALVLFRRHVFLAGLMIGVAGCTKLSIGLVGVAMLWALRADRRKCLYFCGGGALAMGGLYAIVGLQAFQQARSQTSFISTGTPHKVLLSFFTLFLPNGLVRTVLAILAWVGLIVVAILLTQVFPKSLVPQTHPDDPTPAAIRYTAIYAIAWLLTAMYSLPWYDVIAWAALAAVAASKVDGLMVVRTTMLAIAYVPGRDPNARQVAASLSDSLEFFSARLRDTICPAIELAVLIGLIVWARRNGAQWWPYDWPRRKPKPVPQQAAEGVS is encoded by the coding sequence ATGAGCACTGACGTCCAGCCGGATCTCCAGCTCGGCCAGAAGTACGGGCGCAGGGCTGTCGCGCTCTATCTCGCGTGTACGGCGCTGATCGTCGCGGTCGGTCTGCTCGGGCCGTCGGTGGTGGTGCTGACACTGACCAACCGGCACGCCTGGCTCCCGTCGTACTGGTTCGACACCACGCCGAACGACTGGCTCGTGTCGGTGCTGATCTACGTCGCGATCCTGCTCGGCGGGTACGGCGTCTACCTCGCCACCAAGGCGCTGAAACACGGCTGGGCGCCGCGGATCGACCGGTTGGTTGCCTTGGGCATCGGTACGACGGCGGCCGTCACGCTGGTGCCGCCGATGGCGTCCGGTGACGTGCTGATCTACGCGGCGTACGGGCGGATCATGGCGCTCGGCGGCGATCCGTACACGGCGTCGCCGGCGGACACGATCCGGCTCGGGTACGACCCGGTGATCACGGCGACCGAGCGGCCGTGGCAGGGCGCGCGCAGCGTGTACGGGCCGATCGCGACCTGGATCCAGTGGCTGTCGTCGCTGATCGGCGGCGACTCCGCCCAGCTGACGGTGTGGATGCTGCAGCTGTCGGTCGCGATCAGCCTGGTGGTCACCGGGCTGCTGCTGATGAAGCTGGTCGGCAAGGACCTGCCCGCGCGGCGCCGGGTGATCATGCTCAGCCTCGCGAACCCGCTGCTGCTGTGGGCGGTGCTCGCCGGCGCGCACAACGACGCGATCGCGGTGATGTTCGCGGTGGTCGCGCTGGTGCTGTTCCGGAGGCACGTGTTCCTGGCCGGTTTGATGATCGGCGTCGCGGGCTGTACGAAATTGTCGATCGGCCTGGTCGGCGTGGCGATGCTGTGGGCACTGCGCGCCGACCGGCGGAAGTGCCTGTACTTCTGCGGCGGCGGTGCGCTCGCGATGGGCGGGTTGTACGCGATCGTCGGGCTGCAGGCGTTCCAGCAGGCGCGGTCGCAGACGTCGTTCATCTCCACCGGGACGCCGCACAAGGTGCTGCTGAGCTTCTTCACGCTGTTCCTGCCGAACGGTCTGGTGCGGACCGTGCTCGCGATCCTCGCCTGGGTCGGGCTGATCGTGGTCGCGATCCTGCTCACGCAGGTGTTCCCGAAGTCGCTGGTGCCGCAGACGCATCCCGACGACCCGACACCGGCCGCGATCCGGTACACGGCGATCTACGCGATCGCGTGGCTGCTCACCGCGATGTACTCGCTGCCCTGGTACGACGTGATCGCCTGGGCGGCCCTCGCCGCGGTCGCCGCGTCGAAGGTGGACGGCCTGATGGTCGTCCGGACGACGATGCTCGCGATCGCGTACGTCCCCGGCCGCGACCCGAACGCGCGGCAGGTCGCGGCCAGCCTGTCGGACTCGCTGGAGTTCTTCAGCGCCCGGTTGCGGGACACGATCTGCCCCGCGATCGAGCTCGCGGTCCTGATCGGCCTGATCGTCTGGGCGCGCCGCAACGGCGCCCAGTGGTGGCCGTACGACTGGCCGCGGCGCAAGCCCAAGCCCGTGCCGCAGCAGGCCGCGGAGGGCGTCTCCTAG
- a CDS encoding bacterial proteasome activator family protein, with translation MTESSSEGQGVPMAGARTEDGKVLIVGPDGMAVEGPPRSDNDHDEQDDEPRSVTELVEQPAKVMRVANMIRQLLEEVKSAPLDEASRARLRSIHEASIKELESGLAPELVEELERLSLDFTDDSTPTEAELRIAQAQLVGWLEGLFHGIQTALFAQQMAARQQLEQMRRALPGGQQLQAEEQPGFPGAPQAGNTDGPGSGGMYL, from the coding sequence ATGACCGAGAGCAGCAGCGAGGGCCAGGGAGTTCCGATGGCCGGGGCGCGGACCGAGGACGGCAAAGTGCTGATCGTCGGACCGGACGGCATGGCCGTCGAGGGGCCGCCGCGCTCCGACAACGACCACGACGAGCAGGACGACGAACCGCGTTCGGTGACCGAGCTGGTCGAGCAGCCGGCCAAGGTGATGCGGGTCGCGAACATGATCCGGCAGCTGCTGGAAGAGGTGAAGTCGGCGCCGCTCGACGAGGCCTCCCGGGCGCGCCTGCGGTCGATCCACGAGGCGTCGATCAAGGAACTGGAGAGCGGCCTGGCGCCGGAGCTGGTCGAGGAGCTGGAGCGGCTGAGCCTGGACTTCACCGACGACAGCACGCCGACCGAGGCCGAACTGCGGATCGCGCAGGCCCAGCTGGTGGGCTGGCTGGAGGGCCTGTTCCACGGCATCCAGACGGCGCTGTTCGCGCAGCAGATGGCCGCGCGCCAGCAGCTCGAGCAGATGCGCCGCGCACTGCCGGGCGGCCAGCAGCTGCAGGCCGAGGAGCAGCCCGGCTTCCCCGGCGCCCCGCAGGCCGGCAACACCGACGGCCCGGGCAGCGGCGGGATGTATCTGTAA
- a CDS encoding glycosyltransferase: MSGLDQSSEPFERAVACVIPAKDEADRIAATVDAVHKIIGVDLVVVVDDGSTDGTPEAAERAGAVVVRHERNRGKAAAMETGAAAVAERDGARARHLLFLDADLTDTASGAGPLIEPVQTGRADMTIGTLPAQVRADGSKAGGHGFVVRLARAGIQEATGWAPEQPLSGQRCLTRAAFDSAVPLASGFGVETALTIDLGRKGFRILEVPIDVRHRATGTDLRGQLHRAKQYLHVRRALVARSALPADGGGPSLRSLFPRKSAQ; this comes from the coding sequence GTGTCCGGTCTTGATCAGTCCTCCGAACCTTTCGAGCGTGCCGTCGCCTGCGTGATCCCGGCGAAGGACGAGGCCGACCGGATCGCGGCGACGGTCGACGCGGTGCACAAGATCATCGGCGTCGACCTGGTCGTGGTCGTCGACGACGGGTCCACGGACGGTACGCCGGAAGCGGCCGAGCGGGCCGGTGCGGTCGTCGTACGGCACGAGCGCAACCGCGGGAAGGCCGCGGCGATGGAGACCGGTGCGGCCGCGGTCGCGGAGCGCGACGGCGCCCGCGCGCGGCACCTGCTGTTCCTGGACGCCGACCTGACCGACACCGCGAGCGGGGCCGGTCCGCTGATCGAGCCGGTGCAGACCGGCCGCGCGGACATGACCATCGGGACGCTGCCGGCACAGGTGCGGGCCGACGGGTCGAAGGCGGGCGGTCACGGGTTCGTCGTGCGGCTGGCGCGCGCGGGGATCCAGGAGGCGACCGGCTGGGCGCCGGAGCAGCCGCTGTCCGGGCAGCGGTGCCTGACCCGGGCCGCGTTCGACTCCGCCGTACCGCTGGCGTCCGGGTTCGGAGTCGAGACGGCGTTGACCATCGACCTCGGCCGGAAGGGCTTCCGGATCCTCGAGGTGCCGATCGACGTCCGGCACCGCGCGACCGGCACGGACCTGCGCGGGCAGCTGCACCGCGCGAAGCAGTACCTGCACGTCCGGCGGGCGCTCGTCGCCCGCAGCGCGCTGCCCGCGGACGGTGGTGGACCGTCCCTGCGCAGCCTGTTCCCGCGGAAGTCCGCTCAATGA
- the serS gene encoding serine--tRNA ligase has product MIDAKLLRENPDAVRAALTKRGESTDVVDQILVADSERRSSISAFEALRAEQKALGKQVAQAKGDERAALLERTKALAAEVKANEATANEAERRFDELSRALPNLVSDEAPVGGEDDYVVVEEVGKPRDFAAEGFEPRDHLELGELLGAIDMERGAKISGARFYFLKGAGMLLQLGMLQLAIQQAVEAGFTPMITPTLVKPEVMGGTGYLSAHDDVYRLEDPELYLTGTSEVALAGYHMDEILDLSNGPIRYAGWSSCFRKEAGSHGKDTRGIIRVHQFDKVEMFSYCRLEDAAAEHLRLLAWEKEMLDKMELSYRVIDTATGDLGVSAYRKFDCEGWVPTQGRYRELTSTSNCTDFQARRLNIRHRDADGKTQPVATLNGTLATTRWIVAILETHQLADGSVRVPTALQPYVGGREVLEPVAK; this is encoded by the coding sequence GTGATTGACGCGAAACTGCTCCGTGAGAACCCCGATGCCGTCCGCGCGGCCCTGACCAAGCGCGGTGAGAGTACGGATGTGGTCGACCAGATCCTGGTCGCCGACAGTGAGCGTCGATCGTCCATCTCCGCCTTCGAGGCGCTCCGGGCCGAGCAGAAGGCGCTCGGCAAGCAGGTCGCCCAGGCCAAGGGCGACGAGCGGGCCGCGCTGCTGGAGCGCACCAAGGCGCTGGCCGCCGAGGTGAAGGCCAACGAGGCCACCGCGAACGAGGCCGAGCGGCGCTTCGACGAGCTCTCCCGCGCCCTGCCGAACCTGGTCTCCGACGAGGCCCCGGTCGGCGGCGAGGACGACTACGTCGTGGTCGAGGAGGTCGGCAAGCCGCGCGACTTCGCGGCCGAGGGCTTCGAGCCGCGCGACCACCTGGAGCTCGGCGAGCTGCTCGGCGCGATCGACATGGAGCGCGGCGCGAAGATCTCCGGCGCCCGGTTCTACTTCCTCAAGGGCGCCGGGATGCTGCTCCAGCTCGGCATGCTGCAGCTGGCGATCCAGCAGGCGGTCGAGGCCGGCTTCACGCCGATGATCACGCCGACGCTGGTCAAGCCCGAGGTGATGGGCGGCACCGGCTACCTGTCCGCGCACGACGACGTGTACCGCCTCGAGGACCCCGAGCTGTACCTGACCGGTACGTCGGAGGTCGCGCTGGCCGGGTACCACATGGACGAGATCCTCGACCTGAGCAACGGCCCGATCCGGTACGCCGGGTGGTCGTCCTGCTTCCGCAAGGAGGCCGGGTCGCACGGGAAGGACACCCGCGGGATCATCCGCGTCCACCAGTTCGACAAGGTCGAGATGTTCTCCTACTGCAGGCTCGAGGACGCCGCGGCCGAGCACCTGCGGCTGCTGGCCTGGGAGAAGGAGATGCTCGACAAGATGGAGCTCAGCTACCGGGTGATCGACACCGCCACCGGCGACCTCGGCGTCTCGGCGTACCGGAAGTTCGACTGCGAGGGGTGGGTGCCGACGCAGGGCCGGTACCGCGAGCTCACCTCGACGTCGAACTGCACGGACTTCCAGGCCCGCCGGCTGAACATCCGGCACCGGGACGCCGACGGGAAGACGCAGCCGGTCGCCACGCTGAACGGCACGCTGGCCACCACTCGCTGGATCGTCGCGATCCTCGAGACGCACCAGCTGGCCGACGGCTCGGTCCGGGTCCCGACGGCACTGCAGCCGTACGTCGGTGGTCGCGAGGTCCTCGAACCGGTCGCCAAATGA
- the larB gene encoding nickel pincer cofactor biosynthesis protein LarB encodes MRHLPDQGPQPGVHDLGYARLDTDRLERTGDAEVVYGAGKTPSQVVELLRTLHATHPGHAVLATRLTDEAQDAVATALPEAVIDPVGRTAVLGEPPALRGTVAVVAAGTSDAPVAAEAATTARVFGAGVDTITDVGVAGLHRILGVRERLAAADCLIVVAGMEGALPSVVGGLVGVPLVAVPTSVGYGASFGGLAALLGMLNSCAPGVTVVNIDNGFGAGVFAARVARQSVPRKTKDA; translated from the coding sequence GTGAGACATTTGCCTGATCAGGGCCCACAACCCGGCGTTCACGACCTCGGGTACGCGCGGCTCGACACCGACCGGCTGGAACGTACCGGCGACGCCGAGGTCGTCTACGGTGCGGGCAAGACGCCATCTCAGGTCGTGGAACTGCTGCGGACCCTGCACGCCACGCATCCCGGTCACGCCGTACTGGCGACCCGGTTGACCGACGAGGCGCAGGACGCGGTCGCCACCGCGCTGCCGGAAGCTGTGATCGATCCGGTCGGGCGTACGGCGGTGCTCGGTGAGCCGCCGGCACTGCGTGGGACGGTCGCGGTCGTGGCCGCCGGTACGTCGGACGCCCCGGTGGCGGCTGAGGCAGCGACGACGGCACGGGTGTTCGGGGCCGGTGTGGACACGATCACGGATGTGGGTGTGGCGGGGCTGCACCGGATTCTCGGGGTGCGCGAGCGGCTGGCCGCGGCGGACTGCTTGATCGTGGTCGCGGGGATGGAGGGCGCACTGCCGAGCGTCGTCGGCGGGCTGGTCGGCGTGCCGTTGGTCGCCGTACCGACGTCGGTCGGGTACGGCGCTTCGTTCGGCGGGCTGGCGGCGCTGCTCGGGATGCTGAACTCGTGTGCGCCGGGGGTCACGGTGGTGAACATCGACAACGGGTTCGGGGCTGGGGTTTTCGCCGCCCGGGTGGCCCGGCAGTCAGTTCCTCGCAAAACCAAGGACGCCTGA